From the Haemophilus parainfluenzae genome, the window TCAGTACATTAAAAGAATTGGCTTCTCGCTGGAAACCAGAGATTTTAGACGGTTTTAAAAAAGGTAATACTCATTTAGCCCTTGATGATATTCGTGAATCAATTAAAGAGTTGGCTTACTACCGTGAGCACTTTATTAATCTGGGTTGATGAAAACTTAGGCAAACTCAATCATTTGCGAAATCTGCGCTTGCGTTGAATAAATTTTTTCGTATAATGTTGCCTCATTCACCAATGTGAAATGCGGGAATAGCTCAGTTGGTAGAGCACGACCTTGCCAAGGTCGGGGTCGCGAGTTCGAGCCTCGTTTCCCGCTCCAAATTTTCACATGAATGTCCTGCGGGAATAGCTCAGTTGGTAGAGCACGACCTTGCCAAGGTCGGGGTCGCGAGTTCGAGCCTCGTTTCCCGCTCCAAATTCTCAATCCGTTGCTGAAAAGCAGCGGATTTTTTTATTGTATTTTCCCTACATATTCCCTTCAAAATACGATAAAATTCGTTAGAAACTTTAACCTAAAAAATCACTCTAATAATGACCGAATTCACCCAATACATTCCTGATGAAGGCACGATGCTCCGTTTTGGTAAAAAACTGGCTGAAGTGCTTATAAAACAACCGAAAGATAATGCCATTGTGCTTTATTTTAATGGCGATCTTGGCGCAGGGAAAACCACCCTGACTCGTGGAATGGTGCAAGGTTTAGGCTACCAAGGCAATGTCAAAAGCCCTACTTATACTTTAGTGGAAGAATATAGCATTGCAGGGAAAATGATTTATCACTTTGATTTATATCGTCTTGCCGATCCTGAAGAATTGGAATTTATGGGCATTCGTGATTATTTCAGCCAAAATTGCATCTGCTTAATCGAATGGGCAGAAAAAGGTAAGGGCATCTTGCCTGAGGCTGATTTATTGGTGAATATTGATTATTACGACGATGCTCGCAACATTACGCTAATCGCTCAAAATTCAGTGGGTGAGCATATTTTGACGCAACTATAAAACTGACTTACATGAAAGCAAAATTTTCGTTTCTTTTTGGAATATTTTCTCTAATTTCTACTACTGTATTTGCCGCCCCACAATGGACAATTGCCATTGATCCTGGCCACGGTGGTAAAGATCCCGGTGCAATCGGAAAAAATCTCGGCATTTATGAAAAAAATGTCACCCTTTCTATTGCACGAGAATTAAAGGCTTTATTAGATAAAGATCCTAACTTCAAAGGTGTCTTAACACGCAGTAGCGATTACTACATTTCGGTGCCAGAACGCTCTGAAATTGCGCGTAAATATAGAGCAAATTTTCTCGTTTCTATCCATGCGGACTCCTCTCTTAATGCAGACCAACGTGGCGCATCAGTTTGGGTACTATCCAATCGCCGAGCCAACGATGAAATGGGTCAATGGTTAGAAGATGATGAAAAACGCTCTGAGCTTTTAGGCGGTGCAGGTAAAGTACTTTCCAATAACAATGACAAATATTTAGATCAAACTGTACTCGATCTACAATTTGGTCATAGCCAACGTACAGGCTATGAACTTGGTAACAGCATTTTACGTCGCTTTGCTCGCGTCACCTCCTTAAGTCGCAGCACCCCACAACATGCGAGCCTTGGCGTATTGCGTTCACCCGACATTCCTTCTGTTCTGGTGGAAACGGGATTCCTTTCCAATATGGAAGAAGAACAAAAACTGAATACCATTGCTTATCGTCGTCGTATTGCTTATATGATTTATGAAGGCTTAGTTGCTTATCGTAATGGTAATTTAAAAGCAATTGCCGTTCCACCTAGTGATGAGCAAGACAGCAAATCTACAAAATCAAGCGATAAAAACAATGAAAAATCTGACCACACTTCAGATGTGAAAGACAGCGGTATTCGCCATAAAGTGAAACCAGGTGAAAGCATTGGTAGCCTAGCAAATAAATATGATGTCAAAGTCAGCGAAATCATTGAGTTAAATAAACTGAAACGCAAAGAACTTTGGTTAAATGAAACAATTAAGATTCCTGATAATGGCAAAGACAAAAAAGCAGAAGAACCGATCAAAAAAGAAGAGAAAAACACTGAAAAATCTGACCGCACTTCCGATGTCAAGGACAGCGGCGTACGTCATAAAGTGAAACCAGGTGAAAGCATTGGTAGCTTGGCGAACAAATACGATGTAAAAGTCAGCGAAATCATTGAATTAAATAAACTAAAACGTAAAGAACTTTGGCTGAATGAAACCATTAAAATTCCGGATAACGGTAAAGGTAAAAAGGTAGAAGAAAAACCTAAGGCAGATGATAAAGCCAAAGCCGATAACAAAGGAAACAACAGCAAAATTGTTGAAGCTGAAAAAGCGGTTTCTAAAAAAGATCAAAAACAAGAAAAAGCTGAGAATAAAAAAGAGCCTGAGAAAAAAGGTAACGATAAAAAAGACACTTCTTCAAAAGGAAATGAAAAGAAAGATGATGGCAAAAAAGAAACCCCGCTTTACCATACAGTGAAAGCCGATCAAACTATCTATGCTATCTCTCGTGAATACAATGTACCGGTTAATCGTCTTTTAAAACTGAACCCAACATTGAAAAACGGCAACGTCGTGACTGGTCAAAAAATTAAACTTAAAGAAAAATAAGGAATCCTATGGCAATCAAAATTCTTTCTCCACAGCTGGCTAATCAGATTGCCGCAGGTGAAGTGGTCGAACGCCCTGCCTCTGTGGTAAAAGAATTGGTGGAAAACAGCCTTGATGCCGGTGCCAATAAAATTCATATTGATATTGAAAACGGCGGCGCCAGCCTGATTCGTATTCGAGATAATGGCAGTGGCATTCCTAAAGAGGAATTAAGCCTAGCACTCGCTCGACACGCAACCAGTAAAATTGCCGATCTCGATGATCTCGAAGCCATTTTAAGTTTAGGTTTCCGTGGTGAAGCCCTTGCCAGTATCAGCTCTGTTTCTCGTCTCACGCTTACCTCTCGCACGGCAGAGCAAAATGAAGCGTGGCAGGTTTATGCTCAAGGACGAGAGATGGAAACCACAATCAAACCCGCATCTCATCCAGTCGGCACGACAGTTGAAGTGGCGAATCTCTTTTTTAATACGCCTGCGCGTCGTAAATTCTTACGCACTGATAAAACAGAATTTGCTCATATTGATGAGGTCATTCGCCGAATTGCTTTAGCAAAATTCAATATCGCTTTTACGCTCACCCATAATGGCAAAATTATTCGACAATATCGTCCTGCAACAAATGAAGAACAACAACTAAAACGTGTTGCCGCCATTTGTGGCGATGATTTTGTTCAACATGCTTTATGTATTGATTGGAAACATGATGATCTGCATCTTTCTGGCTGGGTGGCGACACCTGAGTTTACCCGTTCTCAAAATGATTTAAGCTATTGCTATATCAATGGACGAATGGTGCGTGATAAAGTGATCACCCATGCCATTCGTCAGGCTTATGCGGAGCATTTGCATACTGAGCAATATCCTGCATTTGTGCTATTTATCGACCTCAATCCACATGATGTCGATGTCAACGTGCATCCAACAAAACACGAAGTGCGTTTCCATCAAGCGCGTTTAATTCATGATTTTATCTGTCAAGGCGTAACAAATGCGCTCAATGCCATTCCTCAAGCTGAATTGGATTTAGTGCCAGCGATGAATGAGGCAAGAGAGCCTTCGGTTTCATATCAACCTCACTACGAAACAAAACCCAATCGTGCAGCGGCTGGGCAAAATATTTTTGCCTCGAATTATCATCAGCCTCGTGAAAAACAATCAGAAAATCGACCGCACTTTTCAAACCGTAGTGAGTACGTTCCATCATATGGTTATCGTGAACAACCTACAAAGACCGAACAACGTTTATATGGTGAATTAGTACGTCCTGCGGAAAATTCTCAAGTTTTAACAACACCTGTCGTTGAACAACAACTCCCACAGACAAGTGATGCAGGCTATTTACGTGCATTGACATTAATTGAAAATAAAGCATTGCTTTTACAACAAAATCAGCAGTTTTATTTGATGTCATTAGCTAAATTGCAAACCTTAAATTATGAATTAACCTTACAACAAGGTGAAATTTCACAACAGCCGTTGCTCATTCCGATTATTTTTCGCTTAGATGAAAAACAATTTGAACAATGGCAAAAACAAAAAGCTTTTTTCCAACAAAGTGGTTTTGAATTTATTGAAAATGAAGCTCAGCTACGTCTTACATTAAACAAAGTCCCTGCGGTTTTACGTACACAAAATTTACAAAAATGTGTGGTGAGCCTACTTGCGGAACATCTAGAAAATATACCTGATTTTCTGACCGCACTTTGTCAGACTCTAGAGATGAAACCAATTCAAGTGTTAGCGGACGCAGTCAGCTTATTAAGTGAAACGGAACGCTTACTGAATAAAGCTCATCAAGAAAAATTTAATACATTACTGAAACCGATTAACTGGCAGCCTTTTTTAACTGATTTGTAATATGACACAAAAAACTGACTCCAAACCAACCGCACTTTTTCTGATGGGGCCAACAGCCTCAGGAAAAACAGATCTTGCTATTCAATTGCGTCAAAGCCTGCCAGTGGAAGTGATCAGTGTCGATTCTGCATTAATTTATAAAGGGATGGATATTGGTACGGCAAAGCCTTCTAAAGAAGAACTTGCCCTTGCCCCTCATCGCTTAATCGATATCTTAGATCCCGCTGAAAGTTATTCTGCGATGAATTTTCGTGACGATGCGCTCAGAGAAATGACCGATATTACCGCGCAAGGCAAAATTCCGCTTTTGGTTGGCGGTACCATGTTGTATTACAAAGCATTGATTGAAGGCCTTTCTCCCCTTCCATCTGCTGATGAAAAGTTACGCTTAGAGATTGAAGAAAAAGCGCAAAAACTTGGCTGGCCAGCACTTCATCAAGAATTACAAAAAATTGATCCTGTTTCAGCAGAGCGTATCAATCCAAATGATTCGCAGCGAATTAATCGTGCATTAGAAGTATTCTATTTAACGGGCAAATCATTAACGGAATTAACCGAACAAAAAGGCGAAGAATTGCCTTATCAATTTTTACAATTTGCTATTGCACCAGAAAATCGCGCGGTGTTACATCAACGTATCGAACAACGTTTCCATAAAATGATCGAATTAGGTTTCCAAGAAGAGGTTGAAAAACTCTATCAACGAGAAGATCTCCATCCTGATTTGCCTTCTATCCGCTGTGTGGGCTATCGACAAATGTGGGAATATTTACGTGGTGACTATGATCATGAAGAAATGGTCTTCCGCGGTATTTGTGCAACCCGACAATTAGCCAAACGACAAATCACCTGGCTGCGCGGCTGGAAAATACCATTAAATTGGCTAGATAGTCTGCAACCGCAAAAAGCCAAAGAAATCATACTACGCAAGATTGACGAACATTTTAAGGGGTAAATTATGGCGCTTTCACTTCCGCTTTCGACTGAAAAACTCATTCAACTTGGCGAAGTGCTTTGCCAACATTTCCCTGCAATGAATCTTGATGAAATAACCCAACAAATCGAGCGGGACGCAACAGATCTCACGACACCAATCGGACAAATAAACTATGCCATCAGTCTGTCTGATTTCTTGGAAAAAGTCTTAAAAAAACACCCGCACTTTTTAGCCCAGTGGTGGCAAACGCCTCCTCAATGTTCAGATTGTCAACATTACGCTAGCCGTTTAGCTGACCAACTCTCTACTATCCAAAACGAAGAACAGCTTTACAAAACGTTACGAGATTTTCGTAATCAAGAAATGGCAAAACTCAGTTTCTGCCAAAGTTTAAATCTTGCTACCGTAGAAGAAATTTTTATTCGTCTTTCTCAACTTGCTGAAAGTCTTATTATTGGTGCGAGAGATTGGCTGTATAAACAAACTTGTGAAGAAATGGGCACACCTTGTGATGAACATGGCAACCCTCAGCAACTCTATATTCTTGGCATGGGAAAATTAGGTGGTTTTGAGCTAAATTTCTCCTCTGATATTGATTTAATTTTTACTTACCCTTCACAGGGAGAAACCATTGGTGCAAGACGAGCCGTTGATAATGCCAAATTTTTTACTCGTTTAGGACAACGCCTGATCAATGCTTTAGATCAATTCACGCCAGATGGCTTTGTCTATCGTACGGATATGCGCCTTCGCCCTTTTGGTGACAGTGGTGCACTTGCCTTAAGTTTTTCTGCGATGGAGCAATATTACCAAGATCAAGGGCGAGACTGGGAACGCTATGCTATGATCAAAGGGCGTATTTTAGGCGCTGATGCGCAAGATCCCTATGTAAAAACCTTGCAGCAATTACTTCGCCCCTTTGTGTATCGACGCTATATTGATTTTAGTGTGATTCAAGCTTTACGTGAAATGAAAGGTAAAATTGAGCGTGAAGTACGTCGTCGTGGCTTAAAAGACAATATTAAACTAGGCGCAGGCGGGATTCGAGAAATCGAATTTATTGTACAAGTTTTTCAACTGATTCGTGG encodes:
- a CDS encoding N-acetylmuramoyl-L-alanine amidase, whose protein sequence is MKAKFSFLFGIFSLISTTVFAAPQWTIAIDPGHGGKDPGAIGKNLGIYEKNVTLSIARELKALLDKDPNFKGVLTRSSDYYISVPERSEIARKYRANFLVSIHADSSLNADQRGASVWVLSNRRANDEMGQWLEDDEKRSELLGGAGKVLSNNNDKYLDQTVLDLQFGHSQRTGYELGNSILRRFARVTSLSRSTPQHASLGVLRSPDIPSVLVETGFLSNMEEEQKLNTIAYRRRIAYMIYEGLVAYRNGNLKAIAVPPSDEQDSKSTKSSDKNNEKSDHTSDVKDSGIRHKVKPGESIGSLANKYDVKVSEIIELNKLKRKELWLNETIKIPDNGKDKKAEEPIKKEEKNTEKSDRTSDVKDSGVRHKVKPGESIGSLANKYDVKVSEIIELNKLKRKELWLNETIKIPDNGKGKKVEEKPKADDKAKADNKGNNSKIVEAEKAVSKKDQKQEKAENKKEPEKKGNDKKDTSSKGNEKKDDGKKETPLYHTVKADQTIYAISREYNVPVNRLLKLNPTLKNGNVVTGQKIKLKEK
- the miaA gene encoding tRNA (adenosine(37)-N6)-dimethylallyltransferase MiaA encodes the protein MTQKTDSKPTALFLMGPTASGKTDLAIQLRQSLPVEVISVDSALIYKGMDIGTAKPSKEELALAPHRLIDILDPAESYSAMNFRDDALREMTDITAQGKIPLLVGGTMLYYKALIEGLSPLPSADEKLRLEIEEKAQKLGWPALHQELQKIDPVSAERINPNDSQRINRALEVFYLTGKSLTELTEQKGEELPYQFLQFAIAPENRAVLHQRIEQRFHKMIELGFQEEVEKLYQREDLHPDLPSIRCVGYRQMWEYLRGDYDHEEMVFRGICATRQLAKRQITWLRGWKIPLNWLDSLQPQKAKEIILRKIDEHFKG
- the tsaE gene encoding tRNA (adenosine(37)-N6)-threonylcarbamoyltransferase complex ATPase subunit type 1 TsaE codes for the protein MTEFTQYIPDEGTMLRFGKKLAEVLIKQPKDNAIVLYFNGDLGAGKTTLTRGMVQGLGYQGNVKSPTYTLVEEYSIAGKMIYHFDLYRLADPEELEFMGIRDYFSQNCICLIEWAEKGKGILPEADLLVNIDYYDDARNITLIAQNSVGEHILTQL
- the mutL gene encoding DNA mismatch repair endonuclease MutL encodes the protein MAIKILSPQLANQIAAGEVVERPASVVKELVENSLDAGANKIHIDIENGGASLIRIRDNGSGIPKEELSLALARHATSKIADLDDLEAILSLGFRGEALASISSVSRLTLTSRTAEQNEAWQVYAQGREMETTIKPASHPVGTTVEVANLFFNTPARRKFLRTDKTEFAHIDEVIRRIALAKFNIAFTLTHNGKIIRQYRPATNEEQQLKRVAAICGDDFVQHALCIDWKHDDLHLSGWVATPEFTRSQNDLSYCYINGRMVRDKVITHAIRQAYAEHLHTEQYPAFVLFIDLNPHDVDVNVHPTKHEVRFHQARLIHDFICQGVTNALNAIPQAELDLVPAMNEAREPSVSYQPHYETKPNRAAAGQNIFASNYHQPREKQSENRPHFSNRSEYVPSYGYREQPTKTEQRLYGELVRPAENSQVLTTPVVEQQLPQTSDAGYLRALTLIENKALLLQQNQQFYLMSLAKLQTLNYELTLQQGEISQQPLLIPIIFRLDEKQFEQWQKQKAFFQQSGFEFIENEAQLRLTLNKVPAVLRTQNLQKCVVSLLAEHLENIPDFLTALCQTLEMKPIQVLADAVSLLSETERLLNKAHQEKFNTLLKPINWQPFLTDL